TAATCAGATATATAGACAAAATTAAAAAACAGATTGGAATTAAATCGTTATAACCGAGAACATATATCGCAATTAAGATAATTGGCGAGAGCCAGTAAATGGCTATCAGCTTATTTCTTTTATTTGAAAATAATTTATCTAGGGTTAATAATAAAATTAAGTCTGCAAAAATAATAGCTGCACCATACCCATATGAAATTGGAATGAATATAAATTTAGCAAGAATGATCCAGGGCAAAAAAAAGAGCCACATGGCATAGCCGTAAGGAAATGCTCGATAATCACCTAAACTATTAAGCCAGCTTGCCCAGGGATCTATGGATAGATTCTCGATACTAAATTCAAAAAAAGGGATGTACCAATCATTAATAGGAGCTGCTGGTATGAAAATAAGAAGCGCAATACGGGTCGCTAGGCCAAACAAAAACAGTGGATTTAAAAGCCAAATTTTCATATTCCAAAACCTTCAGATTCCCAGCGTTCTGGCTCTTTTGTGCATATAGCGGCTGGTGTAATTCTTTCTTGACGAAGCTCTGAAGCTAGCTTTGGAATTGCGACATTAGAAATAAAACCTTGTAATTCAGGGGAAACGATACAAAGACGAAAACCAGCAGATTCTAATTGTTCCGCCATAAATCTAGAAAGTGGAAAATAAGTAAAGTAGTCAACCCATATCCAGTCAATTTGATGTGAAAGAGATAGTGCTGTCTCAATTGATTCAAATTCGGAGACACGCAAGGCGCAACGACGTTCGCCTAATTTAGCAAATTTAATTAAAAAAGGAAATGATTGATCTAAAAAAAAGAAATCATTAATTTTGAATTTTCGCATCAGGCAAAGTAGGGCCTCTTCGAGACCTTCTTCTTTTACATTCAGTATTAGGGTTTGATGCTCGAAATGTTTTAACCAATCCTCCAATTTTTCCCCAGATTTAAGAGGGTCATGTTGTAAAATTAATTCATTATTGAATGTGCGGATATCAACTTCAACCCCATATTTTTTTGGGGTATTGATGAGTAACTCAATACTATTTCGTCGATGAGCAATTATTTTCATTGATTAAGAGAACGTCTTAATTTAAAGCTAAATTGAATGGTACGTTTAATAAATTTCCATTTGCCCTGCCAATTAATATTCCAGTGAGAATTACCATGGATACGCTTACCAAACTCTACAGGAATGCGATGAATCGTTAGATTTGACTCTTTCGCCTTAAAGTAGACGTAAAGATCCAGTGAGAAATCGTGAGGTGGCTGAACCCATTTTTCATAAAATGAGCGTGGGAATAAATTGGGTTGAGCATTGATATCCCAAAAAAACCTTCTTAGTAAAAGTATTTCAAAAATACTCATGCCAACTGTAAAAAAATTATCTGTAAAGGGTCGATGTTTTCTTTGGCCTTTAACATAAATTAAATTGCCATATCGTTCAAACAAAGGTAACGCCTTTAAAAGATCTTTCGGGTCTGTTTGTAAATCAGCATGTGTCCATCCGAGCAACTCACCGCGTGCTTCACGAAGCCCCATCAAAATACCGTAACCATATCCAAGATTGATCGGAACTCGTATGCTCTTGCACCATCGATACTGGGACATAAGTTTTTCTAAGACTGTTGCACTGTCATCAGTAGAGCCGTTGTCAACTAAAATAATTTCAATATCACCACGCTCGCCCAAGATTTGGCAACGATCGAGCAATAGAGGTAGATTGGTCCCCTCGTTGTAACAAGGAATAATCAAAGAAAGTTTCATATACACATTCTAAAGGTGTTTAAAAACATACCATTTCATACCAACATAATTACTAATTGCTGAAAACAGTGTAGCAAGCATAAAGGCAAAAAAAATTGAGCCTACCTCAAATTTAAAAAGAATAAGCAGAGCATCATTACTCAGTACATTAATTACCAAACCAATTGCATAAACTAGTACGAAGCGAAAGCTGCTTCCGGTTCGCATTTTTGGGTTTTGGAAGGTCCAGAACCGATTGGCAAAATATGCAAATAAAGTTCCGAAGATAAATCCTATTGCCTTTGAGGAGCTAGTTCCTAAAAAAGTGAGCAAGAGCATGGATTGGTAGATAGCAAAATCTATACCTGTCGCCAAAAGGCCAACAAGTAAGAAAGTTAGCACTTCTCGAATGGGCATTACTGGAGCGGTATAGCAGGTAAGATTGCTTGATAGTGGGATGTAAGTTCGGCTA
This genomic window from Polynucleobacter sp. MWH-UH24A contains:
- a CDS encoding glycosyltransferase family 2 protein, with protein sequence MKLSLIIPCYNEGTNLPLLLDRCQILGERGDIEIILVDNGSTDDSATVLEKLMSQYRWCKSIRVPINLGYGYGILMGLREARGELLGWTHADLQTDPKDLLKALPLFERYGNLIYVKGQRKHRPFTDNFFTVGMSIFEILLLRRFFWDINAQPNLFPRSFYEKWVQPPHDFSLDLYVYFKAKESNLTIHRIPVEFGKRIHGNSHWNINWQGKWKFIKRTIQFSFKLRRSLNQ
- a CDS encoding GtrA family protein, which gives rise to MPIREVLTFLLVGLLATGIDFAIYQSMLLLTFLGTSSSKAIGFIFGTLFAYFANRFWTFQNPKMRTGSSFRFVLVYAIGLVINVLSNDALLILFKFEVGSIFFAFMLATLFSAISNYVGMKWYVFKHL